The following proteins come from a genomic window of Lytechinus pictus isolate F3 Inbred chromosome 1, Lp3.0, whole genome shotgun sequence:
- the LOC129283228 gene encoding somatostatin receptor type 5-like, which produces MTTVGYADPAILQFSNGTFVSVSPIIVILQKILPGLIGVFCTVGLLCNGFIIVLLLTYSNMKTLANTFIFNLALADFFFMFTFPFLGHQMWQSEWIFGRVLCRILVPYDTMTQFTVVFFLVVMGVDRYLAICHPIRSMHYRTIFNGRVVSVMVWICSFLVSLPVWIYTDQITYYGNGQKIHLCLALATKHNEDVNNFSWWIIYTLFFDFCAPLTIIFVCYFLIIWNLRHSPLQDIRNTSRRASRKVAILVICIVFVFVSCFLPFFIIQFIQSQTDPSEFTDALLVAFVVSWFLMYSHSIINPIVYTMLGENFRQNLPRLCRSIFHRKRSNSRQSSMRTSSMYLRRSRGSIKSCNSSTEGTGRIHTNGYLSISPKIAITHPPPKRLPPDDPV; this is translated from the coding sequence ATGACGACGGTTGGGTATGCCGATCCTGCGATCTTGCAGTTTTCCAACGGGACATTCGTCTCAGTGTCTCCGATTATTGTCATCTTGCAGAAGATTCTGCCTGGACTTATCGGGGTCTTCTGCACCGTTGGTCTCCTGTGCAATGGATTCATCATTGTACTTCTACTGACGTACTCCAACATGAAGACTCTGGCCAACACGTTCATCTTCAACCTGGCTTTGGCCGATTTCTTCTTCATGTTTACCTTTCCTTTCCTCGGCCATCAGATGTGGCAGAGCGAGTGGATATTCGGCCGTGTCTTGTGCAGAATCCTTGTTCCATACGACACCATGACGCAGTTTACCGTCGTCTTTTTCCTCGTCGTCATGGGTGTGGATCGCTACCTGGCCATCTGTCACCCTATCCGGTCGATGCACTATCGGACGATCTTCAATGGACGTGTGGTGAGTGTAATGGTGTGGATCTGTTCGTTTTTGGTCTCTTTACCCGTGTGGATCTACACCGATCAGATTACGTACTACGGGAACGGCCAAAAGATTCATCTGTGCTTGGCGCTAGCAACCAAGCACAATGAAGATGTGAACAACTTCAGTTGGTGGATAATCTATACACTCTTTTTTGACTTTTGTGCACCTCTGACTATAATCTTTGTTTGCTACTTTCTCATCATCTGGAACTTGCGGCACAGTCCTCTGCAGGACATCCGCAACACTTCACGTCGCGCCAGCCGCAAGGTAGCCATCTTGGTCATCTGCATCGTGTTTGTCTTTGTATCCTGTTTCTTACCATTCTTCATCATCCAGTTCATACAGAGTCAGACTGATCCTTCAGAGTTCACCGATGCACTTCTCGTCGCTTTCGTCGTCAGCTGGTTTCTCATGTACAGTCATAGCATCATCAATCCCATCGTCTACACCATGCTCGGGGAGAACTTTCGCCAGAACCTCCCGCGGCTCTGCCGGAGCATTTTTCACCGGAAAAGGTCCAACAGCCGCCAGAGCAGCATGCGCACGTCCAGCATGTACCTCCGGCGATCCCGCGGCTCCATAAAGTCTTGTAACAGTAGTACGGAAGGCACGGGGCGCATCCATACAAACGGCT